In the Limanda limanda chromosome 15, fLimLim1.1, whole genome shotgun sequence genome, TTCGAACATTCATTTGATATATTTGAACATATGTTAGGTTCAAATTATAAGCAAGTGACGGCTCATTCTCTTGAGAACACTTCAGCCCTGGAGCGCCACACCTTAAAACACTCTACAAAGAGTTATTTATATTCCAATCATAGGCCAAGACTATGATAGAACTAGTAAGACAAACATTTGCTCAACCAATCAGTGTTTAGGTCAGAATAGGCAGAAGAGGCCTGGGCATGTCTGATGGGTATGTTTACTGTACAGGAAAGACAATATAGTCATTAAGGTGTATCTTGTGTAACATACTGATCCTATAATAAAACATTACTCATTTGATGATACGTTCTATTTAATGGATCAGTCATTATATTATTCATCTACTATTAGTAGCTATTACGATACAATCTACTACAAATGAACAAATGCAATCAAACTGGAGCAAAAACCCTGACCGTACTCACTTTTAAGGAAGGTAACTCAAGGATGGGAGTATTAAACTGAGAACTTTGGGGATTTCCGCCACCATTTTCCAGTCAGTGATTTAAACTCTTCTATAATTACTTAATTTATCTCAACTTTTGAAGATCTTTGAGATGGTTCATCTTGAAAGATTAGCAATTAATTAGTAGGCTTATCAGCAATTTTTGACCAGAAAGGCTAATTCCTGCAACTTTGCCTAATAGCTTAAGTCTGTCATATATCCCAGTCATCACCACTTTAACTGTCCAAGCTGGAAAATAATGGTAAAACTCAAGTTGATATGAACAAAGTTTTATGTGCATAGTCCAACATAATTTTCAAACGGACATGCTGCTTAGTCTGTTGACTGCAGAGTGACTCTGCAATCTGACACAGTAGGAGTGTGGCGCCACCGGCTGCTGAGGTAAGTTCAATGCAGTGATGGTGAACGTGTTACCGCAGTGCCTGCAGGATTAACTGAAGAATACGTATAAAAAGAGACTTACAGAAATTGGTGTAATTGACATTTAAACCTGCAGCAAAAACCTCTGCATCTCATGTGTGTTCTCACCTTTAACTGGATTAAAGAAGTTGAAGAAAGAGTAGTTGGGGACCTGTTTGCTAACAGTGCGAATGTTGCCGCAGTCGTTATGCTTCTGCTTTATAGTTCTCACTGTCACATCCTTGCCGTTATGCCAATCTATCTGACAGCTAGAGCGAGGAGGTGTTAAAAGAAGAGACCGCAGGAAGCAAGAGAACAAAAAGCTAAAGTTAGAATCAATGCCAAGAGGAGGCTGATACATGTgggatgtaaatacaaaaagatagaaatgtttttcaaaacaTGCAACAGCCATTTTTGTTACTTTACAACTTAAAGTTTGTGTGCTCTGGAACCTACCCTTCGCAGTCAATGATCTCTTGGCCCTCAAATGAGAACGGGTCTGGGGCATCGGGCTCTGACTTCATCTTGTAGACTTTAGTGAGGACTGCATTGTTGAAGTAACCATTCGACTCAAAGTGGAACTCTAATGTGAAACTCTGAGGGTAAGAACATGACAGATTAAGTTCCTCAACATTTTAACACTAGTTAGTTAATGTATCCATTCATTATATTACATGATGTAGACACAGACCATCGGCTGTACAGGTTCAGAAAACTTGATCTGAATATCTTTCAGGTGCTTTAGGATGGGCTCATCGTGCTTCTGGTGGGACATGAACAGGACAGGTCAGAGACTTAAGGACACTGTTCCGAAAAGTAAAGTCTATGAGGCACAAATGAGAGATGAACCATTTAAATGTACCTCTAGCATGTCACTGAGCATGTCCACATTCTTGAATATGGTGAGCCAGAACTCGGGAATGCCTTTGGGGTCCTCAAGGGCAGCTTTTTCCTTTACTTCCTCCTGCAGACAGCGAACAGAGGGACGAATCATAATCCAAACAGTCAACGTTTCTTAGTCCATGTTATTctcattaaaagcacatttcCCACAACCATCCTTGTGTCTGTTGAATATTAACCAATTTGCCgacattttttaatgtgttcattttctttttgctttgaaCAACCCCAAGAAGACAgttttggaaagaaaaacaaaatcaaatgtgTACGTACAGCtagctcttcctcttcctctctgtcgcTGTGCCACTCACACTCCTCTTCTGTGGGCTCCACTGTTCCTGTGACAATATCCCGTCTCTGTGAAGCACACATGTAATAACAAACGTAATCAATTTCAGAGATGGCTTTGATAATAATAGGGTCTCTGAATATGACCAAGTATAAATGAATACTTGGTCAAAATTTTTTTATCTAGCAAGCATGCTGAGATCCGCACCACCACGCCACACGCACCCACAGTGAAACAGGtgcagcaggattacagccatcAGTCTTCAGGCTAACTAAGAATGGCTGTCACTGGCTCTGGAAATAGCCTTAACTGACAATAGAGCAGTTGACTACTCGAAGTGGTAGTTTTCAATTTAGCACCAAGGTTTTTTACTCACTGAcctcaggtctgaccagagAGACATACCACCCATTAGGGAATGACATTAACGGTACCTTGTCAAACAGTGGTTGGTAGAGGGCAGCGTACTTCCTCTCTAGCTCGTGGACTTCCTCGTAGAATTTGGCTTCTATGTTGACGCACTGCACCTGTAGCCTTTTCAAGGCATGCACTCGCCGCTTCACTGCTTTGGGAAGCATGCTATGAGAGAAACATGAGAACCCATCttaatttaaaccatttaaaaaagcAAGTTTATGAACTATACTGCTTTCTTTTTTCGAAACCAGTTGATTTCACGaccttttaaaatgtaacataaCGATCTCAGCTGATTAAGACAACTTgaagattattttgtttgtgtctggggCATCTGCAATGATTCATATTCATTCATCTACACTAAATCAAATGTTTCACTCATCAACTTTCTCAGATAACATCAAAGTCAAAAACCTGTAATGCAAGTTTTGTTACATGTGAGTATCTCGTTTGATGTAGTTCACTGTACTGAACCTcgcatatataatataatttctgATTTTGCATACATCTGatcacttaaacacctcacaaCAATCACCACATTGACTCAAAGGTCAAAATTTTTTTATCTAGCAAGCATGCTGAGATCCGCACCACCACGCCACACGCACCCACAGTGAAACAGGtgcagcaggattacagccatcAGTCTTCAGGCTAACTAAGAATGGCTGTCACTGGCTCTGGAAATAGCCTTAACTGACAATAGAGCAGTTGACTACTCGAAGTGGTAGTTTTCAATTTAGCACCAAGGTTTTTTACTCACTGAcctcaggtctgaccagagAGACATACCACCCATTAGGGAATGACATTAACGGTACCTTGTCAAACAGTGGTTGGTAGAGGGCAGCGTACTTCCTCTCTAGCTCGTGGACTTCCTCGTAGAATTTGGCTTCTATGTTGACGCACTGCACCTGTAGCCTTTTCAAGGCATGCACTCGCCGCTTCACTGCTTTGGGAAGCATGCTATGAGAGAAACATGAGAACCCATCttaatttaaaccatttaaaaaagcAAGTTTATGAACTATACTGCTTTCTTTTTTCGAAACCAGTTGATTTCACG is a window encoding:
- the LOC133020473 gene encoding nucleosome assembly protein 1-like 4 codes for the protein MLFTKLGDLRLNIALSQMLSPPLYSLFKHDCTPTHSSNTIIKIGTQVYQKLMANSYASKGEPVMQSPVGQMDIPFSFHFLESMLPKAVKRRVHALKRLQVQCVNIEAKFYEEVHELERKYAALYQPLFDKRRDIVTGTVEPTEEECEWHSDREEEEELAEEVKEKAALEDPKGIPEFWLTIFKNVDMLSDMLEKHDEPILKHLKDIQIKFSEPVQPMSFTLEFHFESNGYFNNAVLTKVYKMKSEPDAPDPFSFEGQEIIDCEGCQIDWHNGKDVTVRTIKQKHNDCGNIRTVSKQVPNYSFFNFFNPVKASPGGEMDEDSEIGNFFHERIVPRAVLYFTEEALEDDESFEEEELEEGDEEDQDNEGYDDDYEGDCDPKSVAADLWTVS